AAAACAAAAAGGAAGCATGCATAAGAAAGAGTCATGATCTACTCATAAACACCAGTAGGACGAGTAGGGCCATTAGTCATGTACACGCTTAGTTGCAGGACAAGTGGAATATCAATAGCATACCCAGCTATGTCTATTAGAAGAAGTGTTGGTTCAGTTGAAGACGACTTCTTCACATCCTCAAGCTCATACAAAGTATGAGCCGCAACGCTTGGATGGGCTTTGATCTGTTATTGAGAAGAATTAATAGAACGGCAAACAGAACATCTGCAGAGCTTACTAACATCTTATGTTATATATATCGGCTCTAAACTGAGGTTGACGGATGAAATAAAAACAAGATGTACATAAATCTGAGCACCTTGCTGCTATATAGCTCCTCAGATGACCAATTCATGATAAGTTCATGCATTCGGTACTGAACGGTGAGCATAGACATGACATCAGCTCCATACAAGTCTGCAAGACGTTCAAAAAGGGTTCGCCCCAGACCTTTCTTCTCAGCTACAACACTCTGGATAGTTGGAGGAAGCTGAAGGTGGTCACCAGCTAGTATACACCTTGGACCCTAACATGTATTTATTAGTACTGGATCAGCATAAAATCGTGTTTGGATGACAGTTAGTAGGCCAAAACTTTTAATAAAGTTCACAGCCTTTTTTGTAACACCCACCACTCAAATGTTGATAATCATATAAGAATGAGAAAACTGTGGTTTGCCTCCTGAAAATGTTTTACCTGACATTTTCATGGCAACTTAAACATTATCTCGCCTATCTGTGATTGCTAAACTCCCATAAACCACAAGTTCACATGCTGTTACCAAggtattaacaaaaataattttatattaagtaatttaaaaaatagttcTTGACAGAGTGACCACTGTATCTCCTTAAATTATAGTCAACAAGAAAATTGTGAGGGACTGCAAACAGATACTTCTTTATAAACTCCCATTTCATCCCACCCCACAACCAGGAGACcccgaaaaaagaaaaaaaacaagaaattatttttttcacacACGGAATAAATATGAACCAtggtttcatttaatttttgccTTCAAATAATCTGTTTCAACAAGATAAACAATAATTGAACCGAATAAATATCTGGTCACCTACCAATTTCCAGAGAGAATGTCAACGTCTGCGGTAAAGTTTAGCACCAATGATTCTAGAATTACCTTCAAAAGAGCAATCCAGCAAGCTATTTCCAGGGCCTGAGCAGCTTCATCAATAATAACCAAATCAAATGAAAAGCCGTCCAATTTTTTAGACAGTGCACCAGTTAAAGTTGTTAATACTACATCAGCATTCTTGATCACATCTGTCACTGCCAGCTGCTGCCTTTTGCGTTCTTCTTTGGAAAGACTCTTAAGCTCCTTTCTAATATCCCGCTTAGTGTTTTTATCTTTGGCTTTTAACAGTCTCCCATTCAAAAGCTGCAGAAATTCAGTATAAGATTAAAAAACCATCAAACTGTGCCTGATGATACTCGATTCATAGATACATATATAACCAAACTCGTGAAATTGGAGTTCTTGCATGTAAATAGGAAAGATAACGTTGACGATCAATTTGGAGATCAAAATTTCATGATGGTAATTATGGGTAACAAATCAACCCAAGTGTTCAAATAATACTTTACTAGGACTATCAGACTGTTCAAATGGGAAACCTGAGTTCTTGCACGTAAATGGGAAAGATAACCCTGAAGATGAAAAAGGTGAAGATCAAAGTTTCATGATCCCAATTATGGGTTACAAAAACAATAACCCTGAAGATGAAAAAGGTGAAGATCAAAGTTTCATGATCCCAATTATGGGTGACAAAAACAACCCAAGAGTTCAAACAATAACTCTACCAGCCCTATCAGAAAGTTCAAATGGACACATGCAAATCACATGTGGAGGGAAGATTTTGGGTCTGACTTTTGGTGGAACAATATTCATCTCTATCACCCCAGCTCCCACCAGAACCATCTCATGCCCAACCATTAAACATCGAAAATGTCTATATGACCAAAAAATAGCTCCCAACGGGTTTTGTCTACCGTAGGCATAAAGTATGACGCAAACAACttataaaagaatatttttcGGTAGGGAAGATAACGGGTCAAGTAAAGGCTATGTTTCAAAACAAGAAGGTGACAGAATAATTTCTATTACATACCTTCATTTCCCTGTGGATGTTTTAAAACAAGatgattgaatatttttttattacataccTTCATTTCCTTGCGGATGTCATTAGCTAGGGCACTATTATCCCCACGCAGTACCTGTAgaacatcaagaaaacagtaacaCTATCAGTTCAACAAAATTGTATCACAAAAAGCAATAATCAACAATGTCCACTCATGTAGCACAAATAAATACCAAACCAAACAACTTAGTTGTCTCGTGTAAAACAAGCATGTATCTTGAAAAGTAGATACCATGTGACGTGAGGCATTGAGGACAAGAAGCAACAAAGCATGGACAACTTAGGAAAATGAGGGAAGAGAGTAATTATTAGGATAAATAGATATAAAAGATCAGCTAAACTTTTCAAAAAGTGTTAAAAgatgaaagaaaagaaagcagATAAAAGAAGTGAAGAAGCAAAAGGAACACAGAGACAAGCAGAACAAGTACAAATGGTAGAATCAAATAAGGCACCGATATATTGGACAAGATTGCTATCACAAGCAGAATTCGCACATCCATAAAATGACATTCTAAAATTCTTATTTGACCATATAGCAGTAAAGAACATCACCTGTGCATCCAAAGCACTTTCCAATACTTGAGGAAGCAAGCGTGCTGGATGCCCTACCCTTACCAACTTTACTCTGCTACAGCGCAAAACAAAAGGTGTTTTTGAGAAGTTGTAAATTATGCGGCATAAAACTTGTGAACTCAAGGGAGGTGGATgcatttataattttcaaaggGGAGGTTTCATAATTCGAACAAATCCATGGGATGTGAATGTAATTTGCACCACCCCAAGTGGATGCTAGGCAAAAGAGAAAAGTCAAGCGTGCGGTGGATTTATCACAATtgcaaaaatattgaaaaatcatGTATGGTTCTTTCGCCAGATATTATTTGCGGGGAATAAAACTTGAATTTAAAAAAGTAACTTAAAAGATATCTATACCTATGAGGTACAAGTCTCTCCACGATGTTATCAACTGCAATATTGGAAGCAGCACAAGCAAGAATCTTTGAACCCCGCTTTACTTCTTGTAAGATAATCTCGACTACAGTTGTGGTTTTCCCAGTTCCAGGGGGTCCATGCAACAAAAAGAGGTCCTTGGAAGACAGAGCCTTTGAGATAGCATCTTTCTTAAAGAAATGAAAAGGGAAAGAAGGTAATCTGATTTAGCTAGTAATTATAGTTCAACCAGGAAAGACGTTAATGAGAAAATAGTTACcctatgttaattattaaagaTAATATTTTACGTACATGTTACCAAAAAAAAGGATACCAAGTGAACTAATATTATCAGCCCATATATCAGTCAAATATTCCAAAGACAATTACTCACCATGTAGCAGATATTAGAAATAAAGACTTGAATAGAAtatgatcatgatcataaaaGAATATTTACCAGACAGTATCATGTCCCTcaaaattaggaaaaataagAGCAGGATTGGAAGTAAACCGATAGGTTATGGGGTGACCACTTCTCCAATGTGCCTGCTATGAGCCTATGACCTTATAAATCTCCCGCTAATGAAAGTTGAAAGGTTCAAATCTGTATTTGGTTTTTCCTTGTGTCTAGTATTCTCTGAATTAATTGGGGAGATGGTTTTTTTTAGATAGTCTTTGGATAATACTGTCTGAATATTTATGTGATTGATAATTATCGATATTGTATAGTGATTggagaagaaaaaaagaataacaaaatatttgaaacaagaaATTTTATGTAGTTTCAAAAGGTGAAAAAATTCAGAGAAAACAGCGAGAAAATGAAAGTTCATAAAAACATCTCAAGATGAAACAATCAATCAATTTTAGAAGCAAGCACAGCCCACATTATTCTCCTGCAATTTTAATATTTCTGACATGATTATATACAGATAGGATGGCAGAAGCTATACATTTTATGCGATCAATATTATGTAGCACACTTTAGATCAATCGCGATACAAGCTGTGGATTATCAAATACATCATGTAAGTTAGTTTTGGGACAAGACCTGTGAGGAATCAAGATTAGAATTCAGAAGAGTGAACTCGATATCCTTCTTGGATACTGTTGGCGGTCTCTCACCAAATAAGACAGGAACCAGATCAGCGGCAGGACCCTTCTGCACACCTTTACTTAGTTGAATCAACGTGTCCTTCATCCGTCGATATGTCACCTACaaatgaattacaaaattctaaaaaataattaagttcAAGTCAGATAAAAACTTAATTCAACTAAACTCAAAACTTGTAAACTCGTTAGGAAACattaaataaatctaaaagaataCATTCCTCCAATCTTAGAAGAAGAAAGACTTTTTCAAATTCTTATTGAAGTTGTAGAGGCTACAACAATTTGTCAACTGTTTTAACCTATTTAGGTAGACATTGTGCCcataatttttccttcaaaaaggAAATcgtttaatcttgaaaattgaaACACTCTGGATTAAACTACAAGTTAAAAGTAATGAGGTCGCCGGCAGATTTATGAGTAACTTTGATCGAGTGCAGCCGAGTAGTTTAGCAAAGGGAGTCGATCAAGTCTTGAATCAAGATTTGAATATCCTCCAATCCATTAAATTTTTGGGGTAGCAGATATGTTATATTTTACAAGAGGCAGAGGTTTGATACCGGAAAAGGTGGGAATTTCATGGATTGGAGGATATTAACATCAATCGATAATTGACTTTCTTAGGTAAAAGGTGGGAATTTCAATTAAAATGTTTTACGGTAATGCATCCTACATCGTGTAACCAGATCATTATCAATGAAATGGGTGACATACCTCGTTTGCCACCTTTTCAAGGCGCAAGGGAATATTTAAACCCTCTTCCGGGATGTCATCAAAAGCAACTGTAATAGATGAATCCTGCTccatatgaaaatttatttcattattttacacTTAAAAACAATTACGTAAAATGTGTAGCATGATGTTTAATTTCCAAAACTTTGAAGTAAAATGCTTTGCTTTGGAGAAAACAGATGTACCTTTATTCTGTAAACAACACCCTGCCCAAGCGGAGGGGAGCCCAAATCAGCCTTGTTAGGTTTCAAAACCACAACATCATGATTTCCAAACTGGAGTGCATTAagaattgttgaggaaagaaaacaaaacaaactcAATGGAGATAATTTTCATAGTTCAAACATGGAAAACTTGCATCATTTGTAGAATACAAAAGAggtagaaaagaaaagaaaaagaaaccaTCATACTActtcaaaaacaaatataatgCAGATTGTCTACTATAACAATCATGTCATAAGGCACATCATTACTAGTATAAAGCACCAGGGAATCTCCAAATGAAGCAATAAAAGGTAATCGACAAAATACAGAATACAGAGTAATATGTGCTTTTTCTCCTTTTTACTGAACACTGGCGCATGCTTCAAAGAGTACCATGCTTTGTAGGTAACTGTATTATATCCACTTAATACCTTGTGAGGAGGTAGTACATCTCCCTTATTAGAGTGAAATTCCAGAAGTGATTTTCCCATTAACCCTGTCTATACAAATGCAGCACTTAGAAGCAGCTAAAGGACATTTAATCCAAAACACAACTAATATTACCagcacacacacaaaaaatataattttaagataGTAACCTGAGCATCTACACACTTCAAATTCAGAATAGTGGACCCTTTCTTTTGAGCAATGTCCAAACTCCTCATCGCCCCCGAGTTCATTGAAACAGATATCTCAGCTTCCTAAGACAATCAGATATTACTCATTTAGTCACTCCTACCAATAGccagaccaaaaaaaaaaaaaaaaaaaaaaaaaaaaNTTGTTTCTCGAGTTCTTTCCTCCGTCCTCCATTGCTTCACACTTCACTCTTTCAATGTGCTTCACTGAGTTTCAGGGTATGTGGAAACAAGACTAGCAGCAGTATTTATGTGCAGACTTGAAATCGCGTTTCCTGCGAGAGCTTGCCTGTATTAATTGAAATCCTTTCTCGTGTTTGAAGAAAGGTGCGATCTTCGTTCCATAATGTATAAATGGAAAtcctattattttatttaaagatttttcttttccctgataattttctcatatttttattttgctttttTCCCTCTAATTCTTATAATTTATACCACTCTCTTTTTTAAGAAGGATGatcaattaaatcatttataataatttatatatcaattaaTTCATTTATCAATAATTTGTAAGCTAAAATATATCTTACTCTATAATCATATTCGCTGTATCCGACAcatttcatgtattattttcttatttttagatATGACATGAGTACAAATACATTTTTCTCTTAGCAAAATACAATCGATAAACAATAGCTATTTATATATACTAACAATGCTAAGACGTGTGTAACATCATACACAAATGTGATGACTGACAtaaatacaatatatttatagtcttaaagtttttgccacaatttgtttgatattacaaaatcaaaatattaatttcattaatgaaaaagatGTGTTATTTATGTAATTAACCAAATAAATTGTATAATATCATGACGCAAAACGATTGTTCTAGGATGCGGAGCTATTATAATAAgataaatttaacattttaaggcatagtttggtacacatgataggataaacatgtgatatataatataaagataaataagatgtatgatattatatttaatgtttgatatgattttaataggagtgattaaatttatatattagattgtaatgacaaaatttaaccttatcataataaattttataatttaaaagttgttgcttgagttcatatttcttgtATGTTCATGCGTCGATggtgcttgcatgatttatttatttttacctaattttatatattatataatatgataatcgagcctttgattttgtgagtcaagacAAGTATCAATTTTAatgttaatcgagtgatactaataattttattgagatttataaaaatcatttNattaaatttatatattagattgtaatgacaaaatttaaccttatcataataaattttataatttaaaagttgttgcttgagttcatatttcttgtATGTTCATGCGTCGATggtgcttgcatgatttatttatttttacctaattttatatattatataatatgataatcgagcctttgattttgtgagtcaagacAAGTATCAATTTTAatgttaatcgagtgatactaataatttt
This sequence is a window from Primulina huaijiensis isolate GDHJ02 chromosome 13, ASM1229523v2, whole genome shotgun sequence. Protein-coding genes within it:
- the LOC140991709 gene encoding uncharacterized protein isoform X1, whose protein sequence is MNSGAMRSLDIAQKKGSTILNLKCVDAQTGLMGKSLLEFHSNKGDVLPPHKFGNHDVVVLKPNKADLGSPPLGQGVVYRIKDSSITVAFDDIPEEGLNIPLRLEKVANEVTYRRMKDTLIQLSKGVQKGPAADLVPVLFGERPPTVSKKDIEFTLLNSNLDSSQKDAISKALSSKDLFLLHGPPGTGKTTTVVEIILQEVKRGSKILACAASNIAVDNIVERLVPHSRVKLVRVGHPARLLPQVLESALDAQVLRGDNSALANDIRKEMKLLNGRLLKAKDKNTKRDIRKELKSLSKEERKRQQLAVTDVIKNADVVLTTLTGALSKKLDGFSFDLVIIDEAAQALEIACWIALLKGPRCILAGDHLQLPPTIQSVVAEKKGLGRTLFERLADLYGADVMSMLTVQYRMHELIMNWSSEELYSSKIKAHPSVAAHTLYELEDVKKSSSTEPTLLLIDIAGCDMEEKKDEEDSTLNEGEAAVAIAHARRLVDSGVQAADVGIITPYAAQVVLLKMLRGNENKLKDMEVSTVDGFQGREKEAIIISMVRSNSKKEVGFLSDRRRMNVAVTRARRQCCIICDTETVIGDKFLKRLVEYFEEHGEYLSASEYGNA
- the LOC140991709 gene encoding uncharacterized protein isoform X2; this encodes MNSGAMRSLDIAQKKGSTILNLKCVDAQTGLMGKSLLEFHSNKGDVLPPHKFGNHDVVVLKPNKADLGSPPLGQGVVYRIKDSSITVAFDDIPEEGLNIPLRLEKVANEVTYRRMKDTLIQLSKGVQKGPAADLVPVLFGERPPTVSKKDIEFTLLNSNLDSSQKDAISKALSSKDLFLLHGPPGTGKTTTVVEIILQEVKRGSKILACAASNIAVDNIVERLVPHRVKLVRVGHPARLLPQVLESALDAQVLRGDNSALANDIRKEMKLLNGRLLKAKDKNTKRDIRKELKSLSKEERKRQQLAVTDVIKNADVVLTTLTGALSKKLDGFSFDLVIIDEAAQALEIACWIALLKGPRCILAGDHLQLPPTIQSVVAEKKGLGRTLFERLADLYGADVMSMLTVQYRMHELIMNWSSEELYSSKIKAHPSVAAHTLYELEDVKKSSSTEPTLLLIDIAGCDMEEKKDEEDSTLNEGEAAVAIAHARRLVDSGVQAADVGIITPYAAQVVLLKMLRGNENKLKDMEVSTVDGFQGREKEAIIISMVRSNSKKEVGFLSDRRRMNVAVTRARRQCCIICDTETVIGDKFLKRLVEYFEEHGEYLSASEYGNA
- the LOC140991709 gene encoding uncharacterized protein isoform X3 codes for the protein MGKSLLEFHSNKGDVLPPHKFGNHDVVVLKPNKADLGSPPLGQGVVYRIKDSSITVAFDDIPEEGLNIPLRLEKVANEVTYRRMKDTLIQLSKGVQKGPAADLVPVLFGERPPTVSKKDIEFTLLNSNLDSSQKDAISKALSSKDLFLLHGPPGTGKTTTVVEIILQEVKRGSKILACAASNIAVDNIVERLVPHSRVKLVRVGHPARLLPQVLESALDAQVLRGDNSALANDIRKEMKLLNGRLLKAKDKNTKRDIRKELKSLSKEERKRQQLAVTDVIKNADVVLTTLTGALSKKLDGFSFDLVIIDEAAQALEIACWIALLKGPRCILAGDHLQLPPTIQSVVAEKKGLGRTLFERLADLYGADVMSMLTVQYRMHELIMNWSSEELYSSKIKAHPSVAAHTLYELEDVKKSSSTEPTLLLIDIAGCDMEEKKDEEDSTLNEGEAAVAIAHARRLVDSGVQAADVGIITPYAAQVVLLKMLRGNENKLKDMEVSTVDGFQGREKEAIIISMVRSNSKKEVGFLSDRRRMNVAVTRARRQCCIICDTETVIGDKFLKRLVEYFEEHGEYLSASEYGNA
- the LOC140991709 gene encoding uncharacterized protein isoform X4, with protein sequence MKDTLIQLSKGVQKGPAADLVPVLFGERPPTVSKKDIEFTLLNSNLDSSQKDAISKALSSKDLFLLHGPPGTGKTTTVVEIILQEVKRGSKILACAASNIAVDNIVERLVPHSRVKLVRVGHPARLLPQVLESALDAQVLRGDNSALANDIRKEMKLLNGRLLKAKDKNTKRDIRKELKSLSKEERKRQQLAVTDVIKNADVVLTTLTGALSKKLDGFSFDLVIIDEAAQALEIACWIALLKGPRCILAGDHLQLPPTIQSVVAEKKGLGRTLFERLADLYGADVMSMLTVQYRMHELIMNWSSEELYSSKIKAHPSVAAHTLYELEDVKKSSSTEPTLLLIDIAGCDMEEKKDEEDSTLNEGEAAVAIAHARRLVDSGVQAADVGIITPYAAQVVLLKMLRGNENKLKDMEVSTVDGFQGREKEAIIISMVRSNSKKEVGFLSDRRRMNVAVTRARRQCCIICDTETVIGDKFLKRLVEYFEEHGEYLSASEYGNA